The following proteins come from a genomic window of Metarhizium brunneum chromosome 2, complete sequence:
- the STE50 gene encoding Protein STE50, whose translation MMSFDGGTAYAESDADDEYERSMGDHSPVGDSEASPIDSELSTSAEHTPTTYAHRSSADRLPETIITEWNADECADFISTIGLPQYADAFVENEIVGEALVALQHEDLKSMGIASVGHRLTILKSVYDVKKAQDVPIESDHYFPLSADAEAQYATATLKDIKHLVEQLRLRDERMNLLEQDLRRMTDDFRRLREDMLPALRLVKDQQTPLPNLSGGALGQGFPYEATISPPAPTPPPGSGPGGVKRQYSQRKILIGATPKNASPTQVAHDRSIAEQTLDPSSAAERAVLSSSHLAAMNGQTSSAHPSPNMPSPTSPQNYSSSTTLGARSYRGETSAPSNRSTMNDADHGMYMSRDKGVIPPGPPRRRETPVPDTPTPNSNGSSVEIFKSFRVSMDDPCYKVLPAALKKYQINAPWDQYALYIVYGDQERCLGMEEKPLILFKQLDKEGKKPMFMLRKTTNAQVDNEPGSAGIANAARGASTGYDPPGGII comes from the exons ATGATGAGCTTCGATGGCGGCACGGCCTACGCCGAGTCCGACGCTGATGACGAGTACGAGCGAAGCATGGGCGACCACTCCCCCGTTGGCGATTCCGAGGCCTCACCCATCGACTCCGAGTTATCGACTTCCGCAGAGCATACGCCCACCACCTACGCACATCGCAGCAGTGCTGACCGATTGCCCGaaaccatcatcaccgaATGGAATGCCGACGAATGTGCCGACTTCATCTCCACCATTGGCCTGCCGCAGTACGCCGATGCCTTTGTTG AAAACGAAATTGTTGGCGAAGCCCTGGTCGCTCTGCAACACGAAGACTTGAAGAGCATGGGCATTGCCAGTGTCGGCCATCGATTGACAATATTAAAAAGCGTCTACGATGTGAAAAAGGCACAAGATGTACCGATTGAGAGCGATCACTACTTCCCGCTGT CTGCCGATGCTGAAGCTCAATACGCTACAGCCACTCTCAAAGACATCAAGCACCTTGTTGAACAGCTGCGATTACGAGACGAGCGAATGAACTTGTTGGAACAAGACTTGCGACGTATGACGGACGATTTCAGACGGCTCAGGGAAGATATGCTCCCAGCTCTCCGCCTCGTCAAAGACCAGCAGACACCACTGCCAAACCTCAGTGGCGGCGCCCTTGGACAGGGGTTTCCATACGAAGCCACGATATCTCCTCCTGCACCTACACCGCCACCAGGCTCTGGCCCAGGAGGCGTCAAACGACAGTACTCACAACGAAAAATCCTCATAGGCGCAACCCCCAAGAACGCTTCACCTACTCAAGTAGCCCACGACAGGTCCATTGCTGAACAAACGCTGGATCCTTCGAGCGCCGCCGAACGGGCCGTCCTGTCGTCGTCACATCTTGCGGCAATGAACGGACAgacgtcgtcggcgcatCCCTCACCAAATATGCCCTCTCCAACATCACCGCAAAACTATTCTAGCAGCACTACTTTGGGGGCACGATCCTATCGAGGGGAAACGTCTGCACCGTCAAATCGATCCACAATGAATGATGCGGACCAtggcatgtacatgtccAGGGACAAAGGTGTTATCCCCCCGGGTCCACCTAGACGCCGCGAGACCCCTGTTCCCGACACCCCGACGCCAAATTCGAATGGATCTTCTGTTGAAATATTCAAATCTTTTCGAGTCAGCATGGATGATCCGTGCTACAAGGTACTCCCGGCAGCGCTCAAGAAGTATCAAATCAACGCCCCGTGGGACCAGTACGCCTTGTACATTGTCTACGGCGACCAAGAGCGGTGTCTTGGCATGGAGGAGAAACCCCTGATTCTGTTTAAGCAACTTGACAAAGAAGGCAAGAAGCCCATGTTTATGCTCCGGAAAACCACAAACGCCCAAGTTGACAACGAACCTGGTAGTGCTGGCATAGCCAATGCAGCCAGAGGGGCGTCCACTGGCTATGATCCACCTGGAGGCATTATATGA
- the lcb2 gene encoding Serine palmitoyltransferase 2 — MPSSEKTGERRPSTSKGNRISQFFSSSPKSKDHTAAQQALLAMQQQQQQQQPAASQQQQTQANGVPAGISPPSTSLPIISLSTAVAGDHSSSEPPTTTLFRPKSAEEMERKRRAEAQFGPLCHPSHLYVSKSHGRPLEPPVEDEPPYYFLLTTYVSYLLLILVGHICDFFGKRFGDKKHYDSLKVQNGFAPLNDDFDSFYTRRLKMRLDDCFARPTIGVPGRFITLMDRKSSDNNRSYQYTGTYTETLNMSSYNYLGFAQSEGPCADAVEECVRRYGVTSASPRGDAGTTDLALEVEREVASFVGKPDAMVFSMGYVTNASSFPALASKGCLIISDELNHASIRIGARLSNAVIQSFKHNDMYDLERVLRENISQGQPRTHRPWKKILVVVEGLYSMEGTMCDLPGILALKKKYKFYLFVDEAHSIGALGPRGRGVCDYFGIEPSEVDILMGTLTKSFGANGGYIAAEKHIIDKLRSTNASTQYGESPAPCVLMQILASLKLITGELCPGQGEERLQRIAFNSRYLRLGLKRLGYIVYGHDDSPIIPVMLYNPGKMPAYSREMLKRKISVVVVGYPATPLISSRARFCVSAAHNKDDLDRLLAACDEVADVIQLKFSTGVAGGLEPLPAGVDVAASEEKEWRRASGIPLTPPRWSMEDIVRYGVRDAKRPLR, encoded by the coding sequence ATGCCATCGTCTGAAAAGACGGGCGAAAGACGTCCCTCGACCTCGAAAGGAAATCGCATTAGCCAATTCTTTTCTTCAagtcccaagtccaaggacCACACCGCTGCCCAGCAGGCGCTGCTCgccatgcagcagcagcagcagcagcagcaacccgCTGCGTCACAACAACAGCAGACGCAGGCCAACGGTGTGCCCGCTGGCATCTCGCCTCCCTCCACCTCTCTACCTATAATATCATTGTCCACCGCCGTTGCGGGCGACCACAGCAGCTCTGAACCACCAACCACGACCCTGTTCCGCCCCAAGTCGGccgaggagatggagagaaagCGACGTGCCGAAGCTCAGTTTGGTCCTCTCTGTCACCCAAGCCACCTCTATGTCAGCAAGTCGCACGGCAGGCCCCTGGAGCCGCccgtcgaggacgagccTCCATATTACTTCCTCCTGACTACCTACGTTAGCTATCTGCTCCTCATTCTCGTCGGCCACATCTGCGACTTCTTTGGCAAGAGATTTGGCGACAAAAAGCACTATGACTCCCTCAAGGTTCAAAATGGATTTGCTCCGCTCAATGATGACTTCGACAGTTTTTATACCAGACGATTAAAGATGCGACTAGATGATTGCTTTGCCCGACCAACTATTGGCGTTCCTGGAAGATTCATCACTCTAATGGACCGCAAATCCAGCGACAACAACCGCTCCTATCAGTACACTGGCACCTACACCGAGACCCTCAACATGAGCTCCTACAATTACCTAGGATTTGCCCAATCCGAAGGACCCtgcgccgatgccgtcgaggagTGCGTCAGGCGTTACGGCGTCACCTCGGCCAGTCCGCGTGGCGATGCTGGCACCACTGATTTGGCTCTCGAGGTCGAGCGAGAAGTTGCCTCTTTTGTTGGCAAGCCTGATGCCATGGTCTTTTCCATGGGCTACGTGACCAATGCCAGTTCCTTCCCAGCTTTAGCCTCAAAAGGTTGTCTCATCATCTCTGATGAATTGAACCATGCCTCTATCCGCATTGGAGCCCGTCTTTCCAATGCTGTCATTCAGTCCTTCAAACACAATGACATGTATGATCTGGAAAGGGTTCTGCGAGAAAACATCTCGCAGGGCCAGCCGCGTACCCACCGACCATGGAAGAAGATCTTGGTTGTCGTCGAAGGCTTGTACTCGATGGAAGGCACAATGTGTGACCTGCCGGGTATTCTTGcgctgaagaagaagtacAAGTTTTATCTCTTTGTCGACGAAGCCCACTCTATCGGTGCTCTGGGACCTCGTGGTCGTGGCGTCTGTGACTACTTCGGCATTGAACCCTCCGAGGTAGATATCCTGATGGGCACCTTGACAAAATCTTTCGGTGCAAACGGTGGCTACATTGCAGCTGAGAAGCACATCATCGATAAGCTGAGAAGCACAAACGCCTCCACTCAATACGGCGAATCACCCGCTCCATGCGTCTTGATGCAAATTTTGGCCTCGTTGAAGCTCATCACGGGTGAATTGTGCCCGGGCCAAGGCGAGGAACGCTTGCAACGCATCGCCTTCAACTCCCGTTACCTCCGTCTCGGCCTCAAGCGTCTCGGCTACATTGTCtatggccatgatgattcACCAATCATCCCCGTCATGCTGTACAACCCTGGAAAGATGCCTGCCTATAGCCGTGAAATGCTCAAGCGCAAGATTTCCGTCGTTGTTGTCGGGTACCCCGCGACCCCTCTGATCAGCTCCCGTGCCCGTTTCTGCGTATCCGCTGCCCACAACAAGGATGATTTGGACAGACTTTTGGCTGCGTGCGACGAAGTTGCGGATGTCATCCAACTCAAGTTCTCTACTGGCGTTGCCGGCGGTCTGGAACCTCTTCCCGCAGGCGTTGACGTTGCCGCTAGTGAAGAGAAGGAATGGAGAAGGGCTAGTGGCATTCCCCTGACTCCTCCCAGATGGAGTATGGAAGATATTGTCCGTTACGGCGTCCGTGATGCCAAGCGGCCCTTGCGGTAG
- the vrtB_0 gene encoding Malonamoyl-CoA synthetase vrtB, producing the protein MGEYIDSRNASDELWKHDAPGDTPMWQFIQQVNKKHALSINGYPGLYQWSVDSVSSFWEEVWDFVGIVASKKADKALPENAPMYPRPDFFSAARLNFAENLLFCPTWPIDPDSVAVITATELPGDIKPTTWRQLRESVRQCSNALRGAGLQSGDVVAGYVSNHEEAVVAMLAAASIGAIWTGISPDNGVSAVLDRLAQIGPKVLFADNGTVYNGKEWPSTSKTNEIAAALKGVGLELVVVIDNISADLGIQDIKSQGVTALDYKSFLRDAPPDPIKFEQLPPSHPLYVLYSSGTTGLPKAIVHTALGTLLQHKKEHMLHCSMTAASRMLYYTTTSWMMWHWSVGALAVGTTLVLYSGSPFRPSSHMSLPKLLSQLKVTHFGTSAAYLTALEANNVRPVEDASIDLSRLEAIYSTASPLPPSTFRFVYEAFPKTVNLASITGGTDIISLFGAPCPLLPVRVGQIQCAGLGMDIRVVDSISGEDMPPGEQGDLVCVKPFPCQPLTFFGANGQTKYRSAYFERFENVCGVKGPVWHHGDFVKIPDPSTGSLVMLGRSDGVLKPAGVRFGSAEIYNILTRFFAAEVEDAVCVGRRRETDRDETVCLFVVMVPGKPFSQELKTQIMAKIRSELSPRHVPAVVEECGAGIPKTGNGKKIEVAVKQILSGLNIKTNASVANPEALEWFKEWANKN; encoded by the exons ATGGGCGAATACATCGACAGTCGCAATGCCTCCGATGAACTCTGGAAACACGATGCTCCTGGCGATACGCCAATGTGGCAGTTCATCCAGCAGGTGAATAAGAAGCATGCATTGAGCATCAATGGCTACCCCGGACTGTACCAATGGTCCGTCGACAGCGTGTCTTCCTTTTGGGAAGAGGTCTGGGACTTTGTGGGCATCGTGGCTTCCAAAAAGGCCGACAAG GCCCTGCCGGAAAATGCGCCCATGTACCCTCGCCCCGACTTCTTCTCAGCCGCTCGCCTCAACTTTGCCGAGAACCTCCTCTTCTGCCCGACTTGGCCCATCGACCCGGACAGTGTTGCCGTCATCACCGCCACGGAGCTGCCGGGAGACATCAAGCCAACCACATGGCGTCAGCTGCGTGAATCTGTGCGGCAATGCTCCAATGCCCTCCGCGGCGCCGGCCTGCAGTCTGGAGATGTTGTTGCCGGCTACGTGTCCAACCACGAGGAGGCTGTCGTCGccatgttggctgctgcatcTATCGGTGCCATCTGGACTGGCATCAGCCCGGACAATGGCGTCTCCGCTGTACTAGATCGTCTTGCCCAGATCGGCCCAAAGGTGTTGTTTGCTGACAACGGCACCGTCTACAATGGCAAGGAGTGGCCAAGTACCTCCAAAACCAACGAGATTGCCGCAGCATTAAAAGGCGTTGGTCTTGAGCTGGTCGTCGTTATTGACAATATCAGCGCCGATCTCGGCATCCAAGATATCAAGTCCCAAGGCGTCACGGCCCTCGATTACAAGTCTTTTCTAAGAGACGCGCCCCCAGACCCCATCAAGTTTGAGCAATTGCCTCCTTCGCATCCCCTCTACGTTCTGTACTCCAGTGGAACCACTGGGCTGCCCAAGGCTATTGTTCATACTGCGCTGGGCACGCTCCTTCAGCACAAGAAGGAGCACATGCTGCACTGCTCCATGACTGCCGCCTCGCGCATGTTGTACTACACCACAACTTCCTGGATGATGTGGCACTGGAGTGTCGGTGCCCTAGCCGTTGGCACTACTCTGGTGCTCTACTCTGGATCCCCGTTCCGCCCAAGCTCGCACATGTCGCTCCCCAAACTCCTCTCTCAGCTCAAAGTGACCCATTTTGGTACATCCGCTGCGTATCTCACAGCGTTGGAGGCCAACAACGTTCGCCCTGTTGAGGACGCAAGCATTGACCTGTCACGCTTGGAGGCCATCTATTCTACTGCGTCGCCGCTACCCCCGTCAACTTTTAGGTTCGTATACGAGGCATTCCCAAAGACGGTCAATCTGGCCTCCATTACTGGCGGCACTGATATTATTTCCCTCTTTGGCGCCCCATGTCCTCTACTGCCCGTCAGAGTTGGTCAGATTCAATGTGCTGGTCTGGGAATGGACATTCGTGTGGTAGACTCCATTTCAGGAGAGGACATGCCACCGGGGGAGCAGGGCGATTTGGTCTGTGTGAAACCATTCCCCTGCCAACCACTGACCTTCTtcggcgccaatggccagacCAAGTACAGGTCGGCCTACTTTGAGCGGTTCGAAAACGTCTGCGGCGTCAAAGGCCCCGTCTGGCACCACGGGGATTTTGTCAAGATTCCCGATCCGTCCACCGGAAGTCTGGTCATGCTGGGCCGATCCGACGGCGTTTTGAAGCCTGCCGGCGTTCGGTTCGGATCTGCAGAAATCTACAATATCCTCACTCGATTCTTCGCCGCagaggttgaagatgccgtGTGTGTCGGCCGTAGAAGGGAAACGGACAGGGACGAGACGGTGTGCCTTTTTGTTGTCATGGTTCCCGGCAAGCCTTTCAGCCAAGAACTGAAAACTCAAATCATGGCCAAGATCCGGTCTGAGCTCAGTCCTCGGCATGTTCCAGCAGTAGTGGAGGAGTGTGGTGCTGGAATTCCCAAGActggcaacggcaagaa AATTGAAGTTGCCGTCAAGCAAATTCTCTCTGGCCTAAATATCAAAACGAATGCGAGCGTCGCTAATCCCGAAGCGCTAGAGTGGTTCAAAGAGTGGGCAAACAAAAATTAA
- the GB-1 gene encoding Guanine nucleotide-binding protein subunit beta, whose amino-acid sequence MNSQGAHDVSPEAMQARIQQARREAETLKDRIKRKKDELSDTSLRVVAQQAHEPIPRNQLMKAKRTLKGHLAKIYAMHWSTDRRHLVSASQDGKLIIWDAYTTNKVHAIPLRSSWVMTCAYAPSGNFVACGGLDNICSIYNLNQQRDGPTRVARELSGHAGYLSCCRFINDRSILTSSGDMTCMKWDIETGQKVTEFADHLGDVMSISLNPTNQNTFISGACDAFAKLWDIRAGKAVQTFAGHESDINAIQFFPDGHSFVTGSDDATCRLFDIRADRELNVYGSESILCGITSVATSVSGRLLFAGYDDFECKVWDVTRGEKVGSLVGHENRVSCLGVSNDGISLCTGSWDSLLKIWAY is encoded by the exons ATGAACTCCCAGGGCGCCCATGATGTGTCCCCTGAGGCCATGCAGGCGCGGATCCAGCAGGCGCGTCGCGAGGCAGAGACACTGAAGGATCGCATtaagaggaagaaggatgAGCTGTCCGATACCAGCC TTCGAGTCGTCGCCCAGCAGGCTCACGAGCCTATCCCTAGAAACCAGCTGATGAAAGCGAAGCGAACACTCAAAGgccacttggccaagatCTATGCCATGCACTGGTCCACCGACCGTAGACATCTCGTCTCGGCCTCACAAGATGGAAAGCTCATTATATGGGATGCCTATACCACCAACAAAGTTCATGCCATTCCTCTCCGTTCATCATGGGTCATGACCTGCGCCTATGCCCCCAGCGGAAACTTTGTAGCCTgcggcggcctcgacaaCATTTGCTCCATCTACAACCTCAATCAGCAGCGCGACGGCCCCACACGTGTCGCTCGAGAGCTGTCCGGCCATGCTGGCTATCTGTCTTGCTGCCGATTCATCAACGACCGCAGCATCCTGACTTCCTCTGGCGACATGACCTGTATGAAATGGGACATCGAAACTGGTCAAAAGGTTACCGAGTTCGCCGATCATCTTGGGGACGTCATGAGCATTTCGCTCAACCCTACGAACCAGAACACCTTCATCTCTGGTGCCTGCGACGCCTTCGCCAAGTTGTGGGATATTCGAGCCGGCAAGGCCGTCCAGACATTTGCTGGCCACGAGTCTGACATTAACGCTATCCAATTCTTCCCCGACGGACACTCTTTTGTTACCGGCTCCGATGACGCTACGTGCCGCCTGTTCGACATCCGGGCAGACCGCGAGTTAAATGTTTACGGC TCCGAGTCTATCCTTTGCGGCATCACTTCAGTCGCAACGTCAGTGTCTGGTCGTCTGTTATTTGCTGGTTATGACGATTTTGAATGCAAG GTATGGGATGTTACCCGAGGGGAGAAGGTTGGGTCACTTGTGGGCCATGAAAACCGCGTGAGCTGTTTGGGTGTAAGCAATGATGGCATTAGCTTGTGCACAGGTTCATGGGATTCTTTG TTGAAAATCTGGGCATACTAG